The following proteins are co-located in the Brachybacterium sacelli genome:
- a CDS encoding MFS transporter, whose protein sequence is MSTAPTPSPSAPAAAPANTRGRVITASMVGTTIEFFDFYAYATAASLVFPALFFPTQTPANQLLSSFAVFGVAFVARPLGSLIFGHFGDRVGRKTTLVASLLVMGIATFLIGVLPSASTPGFSVLAPAILVLLRFCQGVGLGGEWSGAALLATENAPPGKRALYGTFPQLGAPLGFILSNLLFVVLSLQLTPEQFASWGWRLPFLLSSILVAVGLWVRLKLMESPAFQKVIDEERVAAVPIARIVRTAWRPLILATLAMVATYVLFYLMTAFLMVVGTRPADVETARAAAEAAGNSFDASTFVPGLGYDRPQFLTMLIIGVVFFGIFTVVSGPLADRVGRRPLLLVVTVAIAVYGLLIEPLMQSGTAGVMAALIVGFTLMGLTFGPMAAFLPEMFRADVRYTGSAVSYNLASVIGAAPAPYALIALWQLLGGSLWLVGAYLALAAVITLVALLIGSETREVDYLA, encoded by the coding sequence GTGAGCACCGCACCAACCCCGTCCCCCTCGGCACCCGCCGCAGCGCCCGCCAACACCCGCGGGCGCGTCATCACCGCCTCGATGGTCGGCACGACGATCGAGTTCTTCGACTTCTACGCCTACGCGACCGCGGCCTCGCTGGTCTTCCCGGCGTTGTTCTTCCCCACCCAGACGCCGGCCAACCAGCTGCTGAGCTCCTTCGCGGTCTTCGGGGTGGCCTTCGTGGCCCGCCCGCTCGGCTCGCTGATCTTCGGGCACTTCGGGGACCGCGTCGGCCGCAAGACCACCCTGGTGGCCAGCCTGCTGGTGATGGGCATCGCCACCTTCCTCATCGGTGTGCTGCCCAGCGCCTCGACGCCGGGGTTCTCCGTGCTGGCGCCCGCGATCCTGGTGCTGCTGCGCTTCTGCCAGGGAGTGGGCCTCGGCGGGGAATGGTCCGGTGCTGCGCTGCTGGCCACCGAGAACGCCCCGCCCGGCAAGCGCGCCCTGTACGGCACCTTCCCGCAGCTGGGCGCCCCGCTCGGCTTCATCCTGTCCAACCTGCTGTTCGTGGTGCTCAGCCTCCAGCTGACCCCCGAGCAGTTCGCCTCCTGGGGCTGGCGCCTGCCCTTCCTGCTCTCCTCGATCCTGGTCGCCGTCGGGCTGTGGGTGCGCCTGAAGCTCATGGAGTCCCCGGCCTTCCAGAAGGTGATCGACGAGGAGCGGGTGGCCGCGGTCCCGATCGCCCGCATCGTCCGCACCGCCTGGCGCCCGCTGATCCTCGCCACCCTCGCGATGGTCGCGACCTACGTCCTGTTCTACCTGATGACGGCGTTCCTCATGGTGGTGGGCACCCGGCCGGCCGACGTCGAGACCGCGCGCGCCGCCGCCGAGGCGGCCGGCAACTCCTTCGACGCCTCCACCTTCGTGCCCGGACTGGGCTACGACCGACCGCAGTTCCTGACCATGCTGATCATCGGCGTCGTGTTCTTCGGGATCTTCACCGTGGTCTCCGGTCCGCTCGCGGACCGCGTCGGCCGCCGGCCGCTGCTGCTGGTCGTCACCGTCGCGATCGCCGTCTACGGCCTGCTGATCGAACCCCTCATGCAGTCCGGCACCGCCGGCGTCATGGCTGCCCTGATCGTCGGATTCACCCTGATGGGTCTGACCTTCGGGCCGATGGCCGCGTTCCTGCCGGAGATGTTCCGGGCCGATGTCCGCTACACCGGCAGCGCCGTGAGCTACAACCTGGCCTCGGTGATCGGGGCGGCCCCGGCGCCCTACGCGCTGATCGCGCTGTGGCAGCTGCTCGGCGGCTCCCTCTGGCTGGTCGGCGCCTATCTCGCGCTCGCCGCGGTGATCACGCTGGTGGCCCTGCTGATCGGCAGCGAGACCCGCGAGGTCGACTACCTGGCCTGA
- a CDS encoding endonuclease/exonuclease/phosphatase family protein, producing the protein MTVLRIASYNVHHGADGADQLDLPRTAATLAALDAEVIGLQEVDVGFGDRSGHEDQAARLAELLGYEARFAATIDRPADDGARARYGLALLTRGAILEHWTEILPGASHLAAPHETRGLLGARVRTPGPELTVLVTHLDHAHRDHRAAQVRGILHRTAALDGPRVLLGDLNADPLAPELAPLAEAGWREALAETTGRGARSPLTSALAAALPVGPSASQATFPARWPLRRLDSIWVRGALEVTDLEVPRSRASDHRPTVATIRLPSIVGS; encoded by the coding sequence ATGACCGTGCTGCGGATCGCGAGCTACAATGTCCACCACGGGGCCGACGGCGCCGATCAGCTCGATCTTCCGCGCACGGCCGCGACCCTCGCCGCGCTCGATGCGGAGGTGATCGGCCTGCAGGAGGTCGACGTCGGCTTCGGGGACCGCTCCGGGCACGAGGATCAGGCGGCGCGACTCGCCGAGCTGCTGGGGTACGAGGCCCGTTTCGCCGCGACGATCGACCGGCCCGCGGACGACGGCGCTCGCGCGCGCTATGGTCTGGCGCTGCTGACCCGGGGCGCGATCCTCGAGCACTGGACGGAGATCCTGCCCGGGGCCTCGCACCTCGCGGCACCGCACGAAACCCGCGGGCTGCTCGGCGCCCGGGTGCGGACGCCGGGCCCCGAGCTGACCGTCCTGGTCACCCACCTGGATCACGCGCATCGTGACCACCGTGCCGCCCAGGTGCGGGGGATCCTCCACCGCACCGCCGCACTCGACGGCCCCAGGGTGCTGCTCGGCGACCTGAACGCCGATCCCCTCGCGCCCGAGCTCGCCCCGCTCGCGGAGGCCGGATGGCGCGAGGCGCTCGCCGAGACGACGGGCCGCGGCGCCCGTTCCCCGCTGACCTCGGCGCTCGCCGCCGCCCTGCCCGTCGGGCCGTCGGCGTCGCAGGCCACATTCCCGGCGCGATGGCCGCTGCGACGCCTCGACTCGATCTGGGTGCGCGGAGCGCTCGAGGTGACGGACCTCGAGGTCCCTCGCAGCCGTGCCTCAGATCATCGACCGACGGTGGCGACGATCCGCCTGCCCTCTATCGTGGGGTCATGA
- the pgi gene encoding glucose-6-phosphate isomerase, translating to MSAANTAPIDPTTTPAWEALEAHDAALTGSLREWFADDPQRAEHFSHRAGDLHVDLSKNLVTAETLELLQQLAREVGVLQRRDAMLAGSHINTTEDRAVLHTALRRPAGATPALEVDGQQIDADVQETLRRVYAFARKVRSGEWTGMTGRRIETVVNIGIGGSDLGPVMVYEALEPLAQDGLQARFLSNIDPTDAYQSTKDLDPETTLVIVASKTFTTQETLTNARLVRDWLLQGLRENAGLTVEQEKEAVAKHFVAVSTALDEVADFGIDPANAFGFWNWVGGRYSVDSAIGTVLATVLGPDAFEELLAGFHTMDEHFATAPAEENVPLLMGLLNVWNVNFLEAETHAVLPYSQYLHRFPAYLQQLTMESNGKSVRWDGTLASTETGEVFWGEPGTNGQHAFYQLIHQGTRIIPADFIAFATPNHALADGEQDVHELFLANFFAQTKALAFGKTAQEVRAEGTEGALVAAREFSGDRPTTSIMAPQLTPSVLGQLIALYEHITFVQGVVWGINSFDQWGVELGKQLAKDLAGAVAGDESAIAAEDSSTAALIRYYREHRAR from the coding sequence ATGAGCGCCGCGAACACTGCCCCGATCGATCCGACGACGACCCCGGCCTGGGAGGCCCTCGAGGCGCACGACGCCGCGTTGACCGGGAGCCTGCGCGAGTGGTTCGCCGACGATCCGCAGCGTGCCGAGCACTTCAGCCACCGCGCGGGCGACCTGCACGTGGACCTGTCGAAGAACCTCGTGACCGCCGAGACCCTCGAACTGCTCCAGCAGCTCGCGCGCGAGGTCGGGGTCCTCCAGCGCCGCGACGCGATGCTGGCCGGGAGCCACATCAACACCACCGAGGACCGCGCCGTGCTGCACACGGCGCTGCGCCGCCCGGCGGGCGCCACCCCCGCGCTCGAGGTGGATGGTCAGCAGATCGATGCCGACGTCCAGGAGACCCTGCGCCGCGTGTACGCCTTCGCCCGGAAGGTGCGTTCCGGGGAATGGACGGGCATGACGGGCCGACGGATCGAGACCGTCGTGAACATCGGCATCGGCGGTTCCGACCTCGGTCCCGTGATGGTCTACGAGGCCCTGGAGCCGCTGGCCCAGGACGGGCTCCAGGCGCGCTTCCTGTCGAACATCGACCCCACCGACGCCTACCAGAGCACGAAGGACCTCGACCCCGAGACGACCCTCGTCATCGTCGCCTCCAAGACCTTCACCACGCAGGAGACCCTCACCAATGCGCGACTCGTGCGCGACTGGCTGCTGCAGGGCCTGCGGGAGAACGCGGGACTGACCGTCGAGCAGGAGAAGGAGGCGGTCGCCAAGCACTTCGTGGCCGTCTCCACCGCTCTCGACGAGGTCGCGGACTTCGGCATCGATCCCGCCAACGCCTTCGGCTTCTGGAACTGGGTGGGCGGCCGCTACAGCGTCGACTCCGCGATCGGCACCGTGCTGGCCACCGTGCTCGGCCCGGACGCCTTCGAGGAGCTGCTGGCCGGCTTCCACACGATGGACGAGCACTTCGCCACCGCCCCGGCGGAGGAGAACGTGCCCCTGCTGATGGGCCTGCTGAACGTGTGGAACGTGAACTTCCTGGAGGCGGAGACCCACGCGGTGCTCCCCTACTCCCAGTACCTCCACCGCTTCCCCGCCTACCTCCAGCAGCTGACGATGGAGTCCAACGGGAAGTCGGTGCGCTGGGACGGGACGCTCGCGAGCACCGAGACCGGCGAGGTGTTCTGGGGCGAGCCCGGCACCAACGGCCAGCACGCCTTCTACCAGCTGATCCATCAGGGCACCCGGATCATCCCCGCGGACTTCATCGCCTTCGCCACCCCGAACCACGCCCTGGCCGACGGCGAGCAGGACGTCCATGAGCTGTTCCTGGCGAATTTCTTCGCCCAGACCAAGGCGCTGGCCTTCGGCAAGACCGCCCAGGAGGTGCGGGCCGAGGGCACCGAGGGCGCCCTCGTCGCGGCCCGCGAGTTCTCCGGCGACCGGCCCACCACCTCGATCATGGCCCCGCAACTGACTCCCTCGGTGCTGGGTCAGCTGATCGCGCTGTACGAGCACATCACCTTCGTCCAGGGCGTGGTGTGGGGCATCAACTCCTTCGACCAGTGGGGCGTCGAGCTCGGCAAGCAGCTGGCCAAGGACCTCGCGGGAGCCGTGGCGGGAGACGAGTCCGCGATCGCGGCCGAGGACTCCTCGACCGCGGCGCTGATCCGCTACTACCGCGAGCACCGCGCGCGCTGA
- the dnaE gene encoding DNA polymerase III subunit alpha produces the protein MAPADSDDFVHLHVHTDYSLLDGAAKIDKLVDETVRQGQKAVAITDHGYLFGAYEFYKTATAAGIKPIVGIEAYVTPGTSRHDRTRQQWGTREQQLAGDDVSARGAYTHLTLLSRTTAGMHNLFRLGSAASLEGQMGKWPRMDREILSTYADGLIATSGCPSGEVQTRLRLGQFDEAVKAAGEYQDMFGRENYFIELMDHGLDIEKRVTKDLLEVAKAVGAPLVATNDLHYVTEQDATIQDVLLCINSGSRLNDPDRFKFGGSGYFLKSAAQMRELFREFPEACDNTLRIAEMCEVEFRTTDEGANYMPNFPTPAGEDEESWFIKEIQRGLEYRYPSGIPDAVQQRADYEVGIILQMGFPGYFLVVSDYIKWAKEQGIRVGPGRGSGAGSMVAYAMRITDLDPLEHGLLFERFLNPDRVSMPDFDVDFDDRRRGEVIEYVERKYGDDRIAQVITYGVMKTKNSLKDAARVLDYPYAMGDRLSKALPPTVMGKDISIKGIFDPEDKRYAEAGEFRRVHDEDPDVQKVVEIAKGVEGLTRGWGVHACAVIMSSHPLVDIVPMMRRPSDGQIITQFEYPTLETLGLLKMDFLGLRNLTVLSDAVDNMARNGKTPPDLETLPFDDEKTYELLQRGDTLGVFQLDGSGMRTLLRQMKPDQFGDITAVSALYRPGPMGMGSHTNYALRKNGLQEITPIHPELEEPLSEILDETYGVLVYQEQVMQTAQKVAGYSLGEADILRRAMGKKKKAELDKQYVSFEAGMKESGYSDAAVQALWETLLPFADYAFNKSHSAAYGVVSYWTGYLKANHPTEYMAALLTSTQENRDRLGLYLGDCRHRGITVLPPDVNESDLYFSAVGDDIRFGLSAIRNVGAHVVEEIITTRQEKGAFTSFTDFLDKVPLSVCNKRTIESLIKGGAFDSLGANRRSLALVHEDAVDSVVDVKRKEAQGQYDLFGDVFGGGGQDEVATGSAATIVIPDLPEWDRKEKLAFERNMLGLYVSDHPLYGLEHVIAQNSSTAISALADDGAVEDGAMVTIAGLITSLQRKTTKKGDMWAIATVEDLEGSIDCLMFPSTYQTVATELAEDLIVSMKGRVDTSKGMPELKVMDMTIPETGGGPDGPVVIALPAMRATTKVAQQLRGVLEDNPGSSEVRLRLQEPGRSTLMQLDKRLSVAPSAALYASLKTLLGPGCLQ, from the coding sequence ATGGCTCCCGCGGACTCCGATGATTTTGTGCACCTCCACGTCCACACCGATTACTCGCTCCTGGACGGGGCCGCGAAGATCGACAAACTGGTCGACGAGACGGTGCGGCAGGGCCAGAAGGCCGTGGCCATCACGGATCACGGCTACCTGTTCGGCGCCTACGAGTTCTACAAGACGGCCACCGCCGCCGGCATCAAGCCGATCGTCGGCATCGAGGCCTACGTGACTCCGGGGACCAGCCGCCACGACCGCACCCGCCAGCAGTGGGGGACCCGTGAGCAGCAGCTCGCCGGCGACGACGTCTCGGCCCGCGGCGCCTACACCCACCTGACGCTGCTCTCGCGCACGACGGCGGGCATGCACAATCTCTTCCGCCTGGGCTCGGCCGCCTCGCTCGAGGGACAGATGGGCAAGTGGCCCCGCATGGACCGCGAGATCCTCTCGACCTACGCGGACGGCCTGATCGCCACCTCCGGCTGCCCCTCCGGCGAGGTGCAGACCCGGCTGCGGCTGGGCCAGTTCGACGAGGCCGTCAAGGCCGCCGGCGAGTACCAGGACATGTTCGGGCGCGAGAACTACTTCATCGAGCTCATGGACCACGGGCTCGACATCGAGAAGCGCGTGACCAAGGACCTGCTCGAGGTCGCCAAGGCCGTCGGCGCACCGCTGGTGGCCACCAACGACCTCCACTACGTCACCGAGCAAGACGCCACCATCCAGGACGTCCTGCTGTGCATCAACTCCGGCTCCCGGCTGAACGACCCCGATCGCTTCAAGTTCGGCGGCTCCGGCTACTTCCTGAAGTCCGCCGCGCAGATGCGCGAGCTGTTCCGCGAGTTCCCCGAGGCCTGCGACAACACCCTGCGCATCGCCGAGATGTGCGAGGTGGAGTTCCGCACCACCGACGAAGGCGCCAACTACATGCCGAACTTCCCCACCCCGGCGGGGGAGGACGAGGAGTCCTGGTTCATCAAGGAGATCCAGCGGGGACTGGAGTACCGCTACCCCTCCGGCATCCCCGATGCGGTCCAGCAGCGGGCCGACTACGAGGTCGGCATCATCCTGCAGATGGGCTTCCCGGGCTACTTCCTGGTGGTCTCCGACTACATCAAGTGGGCGAAGGAGCAGGGGATCCGCGTGGGCCCGGGCCGTGGCTCGGGCGCGGGCTCGATGGTCGCCTACGCCATGCGCATCACCGACCTCGACCCTCTCGAGCACGGGCTGCTGTTCGAGCGGTTCCTGAACCCCGACCGCGTCTCCATGCCCGACTTCGACGTCGACTTCGATGATCGCCGCCGCGGCGAGGTCATCGAGTACGTCGAGCGCAAGTACGGCGACGACCGCATCGCGCAGGTCATCACCTACGGGGTCATGAAGACGAAGAACTCCCTCAAGGACGCCGCCCGCGTGCTGGACTACCCGTACGCGATGGGGGACCGCCTGTCCAAGGCGCTGCCGCCCACGGTCATGGGCAAGGACATCTCGATCAAGGGGATCTTCGACCCCGAGGACAAGCGCTACGCCGAGGCCGGGGAGTTCCGCAGGGTCCACGACGAGGACCCCGATGTGCAGAAGGTCGTCGAGATCGCCAAGGGCGTCGAGGGCCTGACCCGCGGCTGGGGCGTGCACGCCTGCGCCGTCATCATGTCCAGCCACCCGCTGGTGGACATCGTCCCGATGATGCGCCGCCCCTCCGACGGGCAGATCATCACCCAGTTCGAGTACCCCACGCTCGAGACCCTGGGCCTGCTGAAGATGGACTTCCTCGGGCTGCGCAACCTCACCGTGCTCTCCGACGCGGTCGACAACATGGCGCGCAACGGCAAGACGCCACCGGATCTGGAGACGCTGCCCTTCGACGACGAGAAGACCTACGAGCTGCTCCAGCGCGGTGACACCCTGGGCGTGTTCCAGCTGGACGGCTCCGGCATGCGCACCCTCCTGCGCCAGATGAAGCCCGACCAGTTCGGGGACATCACCGCCGTCTCCGCGCTCTACCGCCCCGGACCGATGGGCATGGGCTCGCACACCAACTACGCGCTGCGCAAGAACGGGCTGCAGGAGATCACCCCGATCCATCCCGAGCTCGAGGAGCCGCTCTCGGAGATCCTGGACGAGACCTACGGGGTGCTGGTCTACCAGGAGCAGGTCATGCAGACGGCGCAGAAGGTCGCCGGGTACAGCCTCGGTGAAGCCGACATCCTGCGCCGCGCCATGGGCAAGAAGAAGAAGGCCGAGCTGGACAAGCAGTACGTCTCCTTCGAGGCCGGCATGAAGGAGAGCGGCTATTCCGACGCCGCCGTCCAGGCGCTGTGGGAGACCCTGTTGCCCTTCGCCGATTACGCCTTCAACAAGTCGCACTCGGCCGCGTACGGGGTGGTCTCCTACTGGACCGGGTACCTCAAGGCGAACCACCCCACCGAGTACATGGCCGCGCTGCTGACCTCCACCCAGGAGAACCGCGACCGCCTCGGGCTCTATCTCGGCGACTGCCGCCACCGCGGCATCACCGTGCTCCCGCCCGACGTCAACGAATCCGACCTGTACTTCTCCGCCGTCGGCGACGACATCCGTTTCGGACTCTCGGCGATCCGCAACGTCGGCGCCCATGTGGTCGAGGAGATCATCACGACCCGACAGGAGAAGGGCGCCTTCACCTCCTTCACCGACTTCCTCGACAAGGTGCCGCTGAGCGTGTGCAACAAGCGCACCATCGAGTCCCTCATCAAGGGCGGTGCCTTCGACTCCCTCGGGGCGAACCGCCGCTCCCTCGCCCTCGTGCACGAGGATGCGGTCGACTCCGTGGTCGACGTCAAGCGCAAGGAGGCCCAGGGCCAGTACGACCTCTTCGGTGACGTCTTCGGCGGTGGTGGCCAGGACGAGGTCGCCACCGGGTCCGCGGCCACCATCGTGATCCCCGACCTGCCCGAGTGGGACCGCAAGGAGAAGCTCGCCTTCGAGCGCAACATGCTGGGGCTGTACGTCTCGGACCACCCGCTGTACGGGCTTGAGCACGTCATCGCCCAGAACTCGTCGACCGCGATCAGCGCTCTGGCCGACGACGGCGCCGTCGAGGACGGCGCCATGGTCACGATCGCCGGGCTCATCACGAGCCTGCAGCGCAAGACCACCAAGAAGGGCGACATGTGGGCGATCGCGACCGTCGAGGACCTCGAGGGCTCGATCGACTGCCTGATGTTCCCCTCGACCTACCAGACCGTCGCCACCGAGCTCGCCGAGGACCTCATCGTCTCGATGAAGGGGCGCGTGGACACCTCCAAGGGCATGCCGGAGCTCAAGGTGATGGACATGACCATCCCCGAGACCGGCGGCGGCCCCGACGGCCCCGTGGTGATCGCGCTGCCCGCCATGCGCGCCACCACCAAGGTCGCCCAGCAGCTGCGGGGTGTGCTCGAGGACAACCCGGGGTCGAGCGAGGTGCGTCTGCGCCTGCAGGAGCCGGGCCGCAGCACGCTCATGCAGCTGGACAAGCGGCTCTCGGTCGCCCCGTCGGCGGCACTGTACGCCTCGCTGAAGACGCTGCTCGGCCCCGGCTGCCTCCAATGA
- a CDS encoding peptide ABC transporter substrate-binding protein: MALTRRSMLLGTAATSAATLSLAACGGGDSGGGSGGGSGDPVLANGTEPESPLIPTNTNEVGGGRVLTSVFAGLVYYTADGKVENELAESIESEDNITWTIKITPDTTFSDDSPVTAQSFVDAWNYGANVNNAQKSQSFFQPIEGFADVATDGAAKDATMSGLKAVDETTLEVKLVSEQSDFPNRLGYTAYMPLPESAFEDMKAFGEKPVSNGPYMVESWTHDSEIVCVPNEKYDGPRKAANTGLTFTIYSSDDTMYNDLVSGNVDVVDMIPTSALSAFEDELGERAVNEPGAVFQSFTIAQNDPNFSGEAGKLRRQALSRAIDRKTICDSLFYGTRTPATDFVAPVIEGGGATDIPGAEVLEFDEAKAKELWEKAEGIQAFEGEFTLSYNADSPHKDWVEAVCNSLKNTLGIAATPKAFPAFGEFRKQITDRTMKGAFRSGWQADYPSVYNFLGPLYSSAAADGNGSNDGDYKNPEFDELLKEGLAAPDSEAALEKFKAAEAILMEDLPAIPLWYQNTFGGYSELVQDVQYGWDTVPLYYGVSK; encoded by the coding sequence ATGGCTCTGACCCGACGCTCTATGCTGCTCGGCACCGCTGCGACCAGCGCGGCCACCCTTTCTCTCGCCGCCTGTGGCGGCGGTGACTCCGGGGGAGGCTCCGGCGGCGGCTCGGGCGATCCGGTCCTGGCCAACGGCACCGAGCCCGAGAGCCCCCTGATCCCGACCAACACCAACGAGGTCGGCGGCGGTCGCGTCCTGACCTCCGTCTTCGCCGGCCTCGTGTACTACACGGCCGACGGCAAGGTGGAGAACGAGCTCGCCGAATCGATCGAGTCCGAGGACAACATCACCTGGACCATCAAGATCACGCCGGATACGACCTTCTCCGATGACAGCCCGGTCACGGCCCAGAGCTTCGTGGACGCGTGGAACTACGGCGCGAACGTGAACAACGCCCAGAAGAGCCAGTCCTTCTTCCAGCCGATCGAGGGCTTCGCCGACGTCGCCACCGACGGCGCCGCGAAGGACGCGACGATGTCCGGCCTCAAGGCCGTCGACGAGACCACCCTCGAGGTCAAGCTCGTCTCCGAGCAGTCCGACTTCCCCAACCGCCTGGGCTACACGGCGTACATGCCGCTGCCGGAGTCGGCCTTCGAGGACATGAAGGCCTTCGGGGAGAAGCCGGTCTCCAACGGCCCCTACATGGTCGAATCATGGACCCACGACAGCGAGATCGTCTGCGTGCCCAACGAGAAGTACGACGGTCCCCGCAAGGCGGCGAACACCGGGCTGACCTTCACGATCTACTCCTCCGACGACACGATGTACAACGACCTGGTCTCGGGCAACGTCGACGTGGTGGACATGATCCCGACCTCTGCCCTGTCCGCCTTCGAGGACGAGCTGGGCGAGCGCGCGGTCAACGAACCGGGCGCCGTGTTCCAGTCCTTCACGATCGCTCAGAACGACCCGAACTTCTCCGGCGAAGCGGGCAAGCTGCGGCGCCAGGCGCTCTCGCGGGCGATCGATCGCAAGACGATCTGCGACTCGCTGTTCTACGGGACCCGCACCCCGGCGACCGATTTCGTCGCGCCCGTGATCGAGGGCGGTGGAGCCACCGACATCCCCGGCGCCGAGGTGCTCGAGTTCGACGAGGCCAAGGCCAAGGAGCTGTGGGAGAAGGCTGAGGGGATCCAGGCCTTCGAGGGCGAGTTCACCCTCTCCTACAACGCGGACAGCCCGCACAAGGACTGGGTCGAGGCCGTCTGCAACTCCCTGAAGAACACCCTCGGCATCGCGGCGACGCCGAAGGCGTTCCCGGCGTTCGGCGAGTTCCGCAAGCAGATCACCGACCGGACGATGAAGGGTGCCTTCCGTTCGGGCTGGCAGGCCGACTATCCCTCGGTCTACAACTTCCTCGGCCCGCTCTACTCCAGCGCCGCCGCGGACGGCAACGGCTCCAACGACGGCGACTACAAGAACCCCGAGTTCGACGAGCTGCTCAAGGAGGGTCTGGCGGCTCCCGATTCGGAGGCCGCGCTGGAGAAGTTCAAGGCCGCCGAGGCGATCCTCATGGAGGACCTGCCGGCGATCCCGCTGTGGTACCAGAACACCTTCGGCGGCTATTCCGAGCTCGTCCAGGACGTCCAGTACGGCTGGGACACGGTCCCGCTGTACTACGGCGTCTCCAAGTGA
- a CDS encoding acyl-CoA dehydrogenase family protein produces MSDSDPTDHEIDPEVFLPGRLLRALRERAVLHDRENTFPTADLEDLRERGYLRLLVPTELGGLGASLLEASRIQRRLAQAAPATALAMNMHLVVTGAALHAHRLGEQSVRTVLEDAAAGSLFAFGISEAGNDAMLFDSATSAEVEDDGGYRVDGTKIFTSLAPVWDRLVVHGRVAVPSEADPRLVFGVLERTEDVETLDDWDTHGMRASQSRTTRLHRARIEPGRVLTQTPVGPNPDPFVMGVFGTFELLIASVYTGIAERAITVGVDIATTRRSLTQGIVHADDPATRRRLAAAAINVDGAVLQVEKLLADLDALGLGESGTGITDHGAHWFLHFSGVKARSTETALAAVDQVLRASGGSQFFRRSELERLSRDVRAGMYHPSDDESVHTSYAKMLLGEVGATRSTMER; encoded by the coding sequence ATGAGCGACTCGGATCCCACCGACCACGAGATCGATCCGGAGGTCTTCCTCCCCGGGCGGCTGCTGCGCGCCCTCCGCGAGCGCGCCGTGCTCCACGATCGGGAGAACACCTTCCCGACGGCCGACCTCGAGGATCTGCGCGAGCGGGGCTACCTGCGCCTGCTGGTGCCCACCGAGCTCGGCGGCCTCGGTGCGAGCCTGCTCGAGGCGAGCCGGATCCAGCGCCGCCTCGCCCAGGCCGCCCCCGCGACCGCCCTGGCGATGAACATGCACCTGGTGGTGACCGGCGCGGCCCTGCACGCGCACCGGCTCGGCGAGCAGAGCGTGCGCACGGTCCTCGAGGACGCCGCCGCCGGGAGCCTGTTCGCCTTCGGGATCTCCGAAGCCGGCAACGACGCCATGCTGTTCGACTCCGCCACCAGCGCCGAGGTCGAGGACGACGGGGGCTACCGGGTCGACGGGACGAAGATCTTCACCTCCCTCGCCCCGGTTTGGGACCGCCTGGTGGTCCACGGTCGGGTCGCCGTGCCCAGCGAGGCGGACCCGCGACTGGTCTTCGGGGTGCTCGAGCGCACCGAGGACGTCGAGACGCTCGACGACTGGGACACTCATGGCATGCGCGCCTCCCAGTCGCGCACCACCAGGCTGCACCGGGCACGGATCGAGCCGGGACGGGTGCTGACCCAGACCCCGGTGGGCCCGAACCCGGACCCCTTCGTGATGGGGGTCTTCGGCACCTTCGAGCTGCTGATCGCCTCGGTGTACACGGGGATCGCCGAGCGGGCGATCACCGTCGGGGTGGACATCGCGACCACGCGGCGCAGCCTCACCCAGGGGATCGTCCACGCCGACGACCCCGCCACCCGCCGTCGGCTCGCCGCGGCCGCGATCAACGTGGACGGCGCGGTGCTGCAGGTCGAGAAGCTCCTGGCCGATCTCGACGCCCTGGGGCTGGGGGAGAGCGGCACCGGGATCACCGACCACGGTGCGCACTGGTTCCTGCACTTCTCCGGGGTGAAGGCCCGCTCGACGGAGACCGCTCTCGCTGCCGTGGACCAGGTGCTGCGGGCCAGCGGTGGCTCCCAGTTCTTCCGCCGCAGCGAGCTCGAACGGCTCTCGCGCGACGTGCGCGCCGGGATGTACCACCCCTCCGACGACGAGTCCGTGCACACCTCGTACGCGAAGATGCTGCTCGGTGAGGTCGGGGCCACGCGCTCGACGATGGAGCGCTGA